The following proteins are encoded in a genomic region of Bacteroidia bacterium:
- a CDS encoding LytTR family transcriptional regulator gives MKTLNTQFEGTVANFGDSLMFRANYQSVVVPTEDILYIQALADYVIIKTAQAKHITLATMKDMANLLQGRGFIRTHRSYIVNIDHIQKFKGSTVVLDNESSKIAIPVGRAFKKEFRQSMAA, from the coding sequence ATGAAAACGCTAAACACCCAATTCGAAGGAACAGTAGCCAACTTTGGTGATTCATTAATGTTCAGAGCTAATTACCAATCGGTGGTAGTGCCAACAGAAGACATTTTGTATATTCAGGCATTGGCGGATTATGTTATCATCAAAACAGCTCAGGCAAAGCACATTACTCTAGCCACCATGAAAGACATGGCGAATTTGCTTCAAGGACGCGGATTTATAAGAACTCACCGGAGTTACATTGTGAACATCGATCACATTCAAAAATTCAAAGGCTCAACAGTAGTGTTGGACAATGAGAGTTCGAAAATTGCCATTCCGGTTGGCAGAGCTTTCAAAAAAGAATTCCGTCAAAGCATGGCAGCCTAG